From a region of the Alnus glutinosa chromosome 1, dhAlnGlut1.1, whole genome shotgun sequence genome:
- the LOC133869051 gene encoding uncharacterized protein LOC133869051 yields MADPAPRLNLFTVLSESKRILNAHSRYFLALSVLFLLPLSFSLVVYPTLLHLLTDPFPNNSQVLLRTHPFDYHHHHHHQEEPIFSNNHLLSLLYSLFVFAFSLLAVGSITFSVLHGFYGRPVKLISAIKSVFTSFFPLLLTVIIFQVIVCLISIAFGLLLLSVMRGMELLGLEVEYSSPYFLTFSGVVLLALIMVLVYLQVNWTLVSVIVVVESKWGFEPLRRSASLVKGMRGVALSLLLFFGGLAGIVVWTGAVSAVGSDGAGDGWKSWAFVVQIVVTSTSLMLLLLYYAAANTVLYMYCKAFHGELAAEIAEEFAREYVSLPFDDGKIPHVVSVVVS; encoded by the coding sequence ATGGCAGACCCAGCACCGCGGCTTAACCTCTTCACGGTGCTCTCGGAATCAAAGCGCATCCTGAACGCCCACTCGCGCTACTTCCTGGCGCTCTCGGTGCTCTTCCTGCTGCCTCTCTCCTTCTCCCTCGTCGTCTACCCAACCCTCCTCCACCTCCTCACTGATCCTTTCCCCAACAACTCCCAAGTCCTCCTTCGTACCCACCCTTTTGattaccaccaccaccatcatcaTCAAGAAGAACCCATCTTCTCCAACAACCACCTCCTTTCTCTCCTCTACTCCCTCTTCGTCTTCGCCTTCTCTCTACTCGCCGTCGGCTCCATCACCTTCAGCGTCTTACACGGCTTCTATGGCCGACCCGTCAAGCTAATCTCCGCCATCAAATCCGTGTTCACTTCCTTCTTTCCCCTATTGTTAACGGTTATCATTTTCCAGGTCATTGTTTGTCTGATTTCTATTGCTTTTGGGCTTCTCTTGTTATCGGTCATGAGAGGCATGGAGCTTTTGGGGCTTGAGGTTGAGTATTCTTCCCCTTATTTTCTAACGTTTAGTGGGGTTGTGTTGCTTGCTTTGATTATGGTGTTGGTGTATCTGCAAGTGAATTGGACCCTGGTGTCTGTGATTGTGGTGGTGGAATCCAAGTGGGGGTTCGAGCCTTTGAGGCGGAGTGCGAGCTTGGTGAAGGGGATGAGAGGTGTTGCGCTTTCTTTGCTGTTGTTTTTCGGGGGTTTAGCAGGGATTGTGGTGTGGACCGGCGCGGTTTCGGCCGTGGGATCGGATGGTGCAGGTGATGGGTGGAAGAGTTGGGCGTTTGTTGTGCAAATTGTGGTGACTTCCACTTCGCTTATGCTGCTGCTGCTTTACTATGCCGCGGCGAACACTGTGTTGTATATGTATTGCAAGGCTTTCCATGGGGAGCTGGCTGCAGAGATTGCTGAGGAGTTTGCAAGGGAGTACGTTAGCTTGCCCTTTGATGATGGGAAGATTCCTCATGTTGTTTCAGTTGTTGTAAGTTGA